The following are encoded together in the Jaculus jaculus isolate mJacJac1 chromosome 3, mJacJac1.mat.Y.cur, whole genome shotgun sequence genome:
- the LOC101593449 gene encoding olfactory receptor 51L1 has protein sequence MLVWNNSDVKEPIFLLKGFPGLEYVHSWLSVPFCFAYLVAFIGNVTILSVIWIESSLHQPMYYFLSILALTDLGMSMSTLPTVLTILWLDAREIHASACYTQLFFIHTFTFLESSVLLAMAFDRFVAICRPLHYSNILTNSVIGKIGLACLLRSMGVVLPTPLLLRRYHYCHANTLSHAFCLHQDVLRLSCSSARVNSVYGLCVVIATLGVDSVLILLSYALILSAVLGIASPDERMKALNTCVSHICVVLIFFVPVIGVSMVHRFGKHLSPIVHILMADIYLLLPPVLNPVVYSVRTKQIRIGILRAFRLRRRL, from the coding sequence ATGTTGGTCTGGAATAACAGTGATGTTAAAGAGCCCATATTTCTCCTGAAGGGATTTCCTGGACTGGAATATGTCCATTCCTGGCTGTCAGTCCCATTTTGCTTTGCGTACTTGGTTGCATTCATTGGAAATGTAACCATCCTGTCTGTCATTTGGATAGAGTCCTCCCTCCATCAGCCCATGTATTACTTCTTGTCCATCTTGGCTCTGACTGACCTGGGTATGTCCATGTCCACACTTCCCACCGTGCTCACTATACTATGGTTGGACGCTCGGGAGATCCATGCGAGTGCTTGCTATACTCAGCTGTTCTTCATCCACACGTTCACATTCCTGGAGTCCTCAGTGCTTCTGGCCATGGCCTTTGACCGTTTTGTTGCGATCTGCCGCCCACTGCACTATTCCAACATCCTCACCAACAGCGTCATTGGCAAGATTGGTTTGGCCTGCTTGCTGCGAAGCATGGGAGTTGTACTGCCCACACCCCTGCTGCTGAGACGCTATCACTACTGCCATGCCAACACCCTCTCCCATGCTTTCTGCCTGCACCAAGATGTGTTGAGATTATCCTGTTCAAGCGCAAGGGTCAACAGCGTGTATGGACTGTGCGTAGTCATCGCCACCCTGGGGGTGGATTCAGTCCTCATTCTTCTCTCCTACGCTCTGATTCTGAGCGCTGTGCTGGGAATTGCTTCCCCTGATGAGCGGATGAAGGCACTCAACACCTGCGTCTCCCACATCTGTGTGGTTCTCATCTTCTTTGTGCCTGTTATTGGGGTGTCAATGGTCCATCGCTTTGGGAAGCATCTTTCTCCCATTGTCCACATCCTCATGGCTGACATCTACCTGCTTCTTCCCCCAGTGCTTAACCCTGTTGTCTACAGCGTCAGGACAAAACAGATTCGTATAGGAATCCTGCGTGCATTTAGACTAAGGAGGAGGCTTTAA
- the LOC101599710 gene encoding olfactory receptor 52J3 codes for MAYSNNRSLFHPATFFLIGIPGLEEAHAWISLPFCSIYLVALMGNATILIVIKTDHSLREPMFYFLSILSSTDLALSTTSVPHTLGIFWLNAHEINFGCCVAQMYLIHTFTGMEAEVLLAMSFDRYVAICVPLRYTSILTPRVLLVIGMFIVIHPAITVCPLIYLVYRLPFCQAHVIPHSYCEHMGIAKLSCGNIQVNAAYGLFVVSVFLMDLVLIAISYFYILRAVFRLPSQDARVKALSTCGSHVAVLCVFYIPSVFSFLTHRFGQNIPHYIHILVANLYLIIPPALTPIIYGVRTKQIREHVFYACTKK; via the coding sequence ATGGCATACAGCAACAACAGGAGTCTTTTCCACCCAGCCACGTTTTTCCTCATTGGAATCCCAGGTCTGGAAGAGGCCCATGCCTGGATCTCTCTGCCCTTCTGTTCTATTTACCTTGTGGCTTTAATGGGTAATGCCACCATTCTGATAGTCATCAAAACAGACCATTCTCTACGGGAACCCATGTTTTACTTTCTGTCCATCCTTTCATCCACTGATTTGGCTCTATCTACCACATCTGTGCCCCACACACTGGGCATCTTCTGGCTCAATGCTCATGAGATTAACTTTGGATGCTGTGTGGCTCAGATGTATTTGATCCATACCTTCACTGGTATGGAGGCTGAAGTCCTTCTGGCCATGTCCTTTGACCGTTATGTGGCCATCTGTGTCCCACTCCGTTACACAAGCATCTTGACCCCTCGCGTGCTGTTGGTCATTGGTATGTTCATTGTAATACATCCAGCAATAACTGTATGCCCTTTGATTTATCTGGTTTATCGGCTACCCTTCTGCCAGGCTCATGTAATACCTCATTCCTACTGTGAGCACATGGGCATTGCAAAGCTGTCCTGTGGAAACATCCAAGTCAATGCTGCCTATGGGCTCTTTGTGGTGTCTGTCTTTCTTATGGACCTGGTCCTAATTGCCATCTCATATTTCTATATTCTGCGTGCTGTGTTCCGCCTCCCATCACAGGATGCCCGGGTGAAAGCCCTCAGCACCTGTGGATCCCATGTTGCAGTTCTCTGTGTTTTCTATATCCCTTCAGTCTTCTCTTTCCTCACTCATCGATTTGGACAAAACATTCCACACTACATTCACATCCTTGTTGCAAACCTCTATTTGATTATTCCTCCTGCACTTACTCCCATTATTTATGGTGTGAGGACCAAACAGATACGAGAGCATGTGTTCTATGCATGTACTAAAAAGTAG